CACCCATGAGAGCCAAAAGGTCAATAACCTGGAGTGGGGAAGCGATTCCGTATTTTTCCTCAATTTCCTTTTCACCCAAGGTTTCATATCCGCCTCCATGTCGAGGACGGAACATATATACATTCTCCCTTACCAGCTGACCATAATCTTTATCCGGTGTGAGCATGTAGGTCTCTATACCTTTCTCTCCAGCTTGAATCGCCACAGTACCAATGATATCATCAGCCTCAAAACCATCTACTTGGAGGATAGGAATGTTGTAGGCTTCGAGTATGTTTTTGATGATTGGTACAGAGAGTTTGATGTCTTCCGGTGTCTCTTCTCGCTGGGCTTTATAGGCAGGAAAAGCCTCATGGCGGAAGGTCTTGCCATGGTCGAAAGCCACTGCGATATGAGTTGGTTTCTCCTTGGTAAGTATCTCGTTGAGGGTATTGCAGAACCCCATGATACACGAAGTGTTAAGCCCCTTGGAATTGATTCTTGGAGCTTTGATAAAGGCGTAATACGAGCGATAAATGAGCGCATACGCGTCTAAAAGGAATAATTTATCCATAATATTCATATTTATGGTGTAAAATTACTAAAAAATTGCCACATTTCACGAATAATTGATTAATTTTGTATCAAATTTCAGAAATTAAGTAGTTTTACTATCACATAATGGATTATTTATCACTTATCAGACAGCCTATTGAGGCAGAGTTGACAGATTTTATTGATTTGTTTAATAAGTCTTTGATGCATAGCGACGGACTTCTTTCGCAGGCTCTCGACCATATTCGACAGCGTGCGGGTAAGCGTATGCGCCCTATGCTTATCCTGCTGATGGCGAAGAATTTCGGCAAAGTTACTGAGGTTACTCAGCATTCAGCAGTCGGTTTGGAACTGCTTCATACGGCTTCTTTAGTACATGATGATGTTGTAGATGAAAGTGGGGAGCGCCGTGGTCAGGCAAGTGTCAATGCTACTTATAATAATAAGGTTGCAGTACTGGTAGGTGACTTCATTCTCTCTACTGCCTTGCTCCATGTTTCCTATTCTCATTCTGAGGAAATAGTGAGATATCTTGCTGAATTAGGACGTGTTTTGTCCAATGGTGAGATCTTGCAATTGAATAGTATCAGTAATCAGGAAATATCGGAAGACATTTATTATCAGGTAATTAAGCAGAAAACGGCAGCTCTTTTTGAGGCTTGTGCCGGTATTGGTGCTTTGTCGGCTAATGCTTCGCAGATTGCTATAGAGGAAGCCAAGCGATTTGGCCAGAATTTAGGTATTATCTTCCAGATTCGTGATGATATTTTTGATTACTACGATTCTCAGGAGATAGGTAAGCCTACTGGTAATGATATGGCTGAAGGTAAGTTGACTTTGCCGGTTATCTATGCGCTGAAATCTACTGGTGACGAGGAGATGATGAAGCTGGCACGTAAGGTGAAATCTCATCAAGTAACTCCTGATGAAATTGCTCGCTTGGTGGAATTTACGAAAGCTAATGGAGGTATAGAATACGCAGATAAGCGTATGTGGGATTTCCATGCCGAAGCCATGAATTTCTTGGACACTTATGTGGATGATAAGGACATCTATAACGCTTTGAAAGCTTATCTTGATTTCGTTATCGAACGTAAGGTTTAAACTCGTACGTTTATCTAGTTTATAGATGTGCGTCATTAGAGTCTATAGTCGTACGTTCATAGGGGTTATAATCGTACGTCTATAGAGTGAGTAGTCGTACGACTATAAGTCTCTAAAAATAAAGGTCTTTCAACTGGCTATATTTGCCGTTGAAAGACCTTGTTTTATCTACGAATCAGTTCTCCCTTTTTAGAAATACTTGATTTCCTTGCCAAGGATTTCGCTCAAGAGGAGGTTGGTAAGTCGAGATGTTCCCAAGCGGAACCATTGGTTGGTTAACCACTTTTCGCCAAGAACTTCTTTTACAATTGTGTAGTAAACGATTGCATCGTGAACGGTGTTGATGCCGCCAGCTGGCTTGAAACCAATCTGGATACCAGTCTTCTCATAATATGCCTTGATGGCCTGGCACATCACGTAAGCAGCCTCTGGGGTAGCTGAAACTTTCTCCTTGCCAGTAGATGTCTTGATGTAGTCAGAACCTGAGTACATAGCAAGAATAGAAGCCTTCATGATGTTGCTGCAGTTCTTCAGGCAACCAGTCTCCAAAATACATTTCATCTTGTGTTCGCCGCATGTTTCCTTCAGTTCCTGGATGTCAGAACAAAGGCCTTCGTAATCCTCACTGAAGAACTTGCCAACAGGCATTACGATGTCAACCTCTGTGGCGCCATCTTTAATAGCCAATGCAGTTTCAGCTACCTTTACCTCGATGAAAGTCTGAGAAGAAGGGAAATTGCCGCTTACGACAGCGATTTCTACGCCATCAACTTCCAGACTTTGGCTAATGAGACCAGCGAAGTTAGGGTAGGTGCATACTGTTGCTACATGAGGAAGTTCAGGATAATCCTTGGAGAATTTGTTGACTTTCTCTATCATCTTCAAGATACTTTCCTCTGTATCTTCTGTATGGAGAGATGTTAATTCAACGCTTCCAAAAAGGAATTTCTTCACCTCCATGGTCTCGTTTTCTGCAACTTTCTCGTCAAGGAGTTTCTTTACTTCTGCTGCAATTTCCTCATCGTTAAGGTTGCAATTATACTGTTTGAGAACTGACAAATACTTGTCGTCTGCTTCACTGTATTGTCCTTGTTGCTGTGCAAGAACCTGTTCTTTAATACTGCTCATACTTAATGTTACTTTTTTAATTATTAAAGTTAAGTTTAACTATATGATTCCTTCTATTTCAGGTGTTTTATTTCCTTCAATTTCGGGTATTATATCTCTTTAATTTCAGGTATTATTTCCCTTCAATTTCGGGTTGTTCTTATGCCTTTCAGAATCCCTTTGGGTCTTCTTATCGAAGCTCTTTTTGAGTTCTTCAGTAAGGTCGATTCCCGTTTGGTTAGCCAGACAAATGAGAACCCAGAGAACGTCTGCCATTTCCTCTCCGAGGTTAGGTTTTTCGTCCTTCTTGAAACTTTGGTCGCCGTATGTTCGGGCGATGACGCGAGCCAGTTCTCCTACTTCTTCTGTGAGACAAGCCATATTGGTAAGTTCGCTGAAATAGCGAACGCCATATTCCTTAATCCACTTATCTACTGCTTCCTGTGCTTCTTTTATAGTCATAACAGATGATCTTTAATTATGAAATAAGTCAGACATAGCCATAATCCAGTGATGAATATAGCGGCAATGGTGTTATAGATACCGATTTTTCCATCCTCCCTTTTGTCGCTGATGAACTCCATATTCACACCAATGGCAACGAGGGTTTCACCTGCATACTCTGCCCATGGATTGTTTAAAAACCTTTGAGAAAAGGTAAACGTTATGATCATTCCTATAGCCAGGAACCAACTTTTATATTTTAAAATCTTTTCCATCTGTTCTCGAATGTTTGGCTTTTACTCCTTATTATGGGTGTCCATCATGATGGTAACAGGACCATCATTCAGTAATTCTACCTTCATGTCGGCTCCGAATTCGCCAGTTCCTACAGGCTTTCCAAGTGCTTCAGAGAGCTTTTTGCAGAACTCCTCATAGAGAGGAACGCTGATTTCGTGTTTGGCAGCTCTCAGCCAACTTGGTCGATTTCCCTTCTTATAGCTGGCGAAAAGGGT
This is a stretch of genomic DNA from Segatella hominis. It encodes these proteins:
- a CDS encoding polyprenyl synthetase family protein; this encodes MDYLSLIRQPIEAELTDFIDLFNKSLMHSDGLLSQALDHIRQRAGKRMRPMLILLMAKNFGKVTEVTQHSAVGLELLHTASLVHDDVVDESGERRGQASVNATYNNKVAVLVGDFILSTALLHVSYSHSEEIVRYLAELGRVLSNGEILQLNSISNQEISEDIYYQVIKQKTAALFEACAGIGALSANASQIAIEEAKRFGQNLGIIFQIRDDIFDYYDSQEIGKPTGNDMAEGKLTLPVIYALKSTGDEEMMKLARKVKSHQVTPDEIARLVEFTKANGGIEYADKRMWDFHAEAMNFLDTYVDDKDIYNALKAYLDFVIERKV
- the deoC gene encoding deoxyribose-phosphate aldolase encodes the protein MSSIKEQVLAQQQGQYSEADDKYLSVLKQYNCNLNDEEIAAEVKKLLDEKVAENETMEVKKFLFGSVELTSLHTEDTEESILKMIEKVNKFSKDYPELPHVATVCTYPNFAGLISQSLEVDGVEIAVVSGNFPSSQTFIEVKVAETALAIKDGATEVDIVMPVGKFFSEDYEGLCSDIQELKETCGEHKMKCILETGCLKNCSNIMKASILAMYSGSDYIKTSTGKEKVSATPEAAYVMCQAIKAYYEKTGIQIGFKPAGGINTVHDAIVYYTIVKEVLGEKWLTNQWFRLGTSRLTNLLLSEILGKEIKYF
- a CDS encoding nucleotide pyrophosphohydrolase is translated as MTIKEAQEAVDKWIKEYGVRYFSELTNMACLTEEVGELARVIARTYGDQSFKKDEKPNLGEEMADVLWVLICLANQTGIDLTEELKKSFDKKTQRDSERHKNNPKLKGNNT